One genomic window of Clostridioides sp. ES-S-0054-01 includes the following:
- a CDS encoding 4-hydroxy-tetrahydrodipicolinate reductase has translation MLKVIATGYDGKMGKILADTIREDSELELVCVAARGMDSCEGDLKIYEDMSTIVEEVDVVIDFSHHSNLDNILSYVLKTKTPLVIATTGYNDEEMNKIHEAAKVIPIFQSYNMSLGVNVLVKLVKDASKLLEGFDIEIIEKHHNRKVDAPSGTAVMIANAIKEVLPNVENNYGRYGRSAKRQPNEVGIHAIRGGNIVGEHDALFAGDDEVLTISHQAQSRGIFASGSIAAAKYLVKQKPGFYNMDSMLG, from the coding sequence ATGTTAAAAGTTATAGCAACTGGTTATGATGGAAAAATGGGTAAGATTTTAGCCGACACTATAAGAGAAGATAGTGAATTAGAATTGGTTTGTGTTGCAGCTAGAGGTATGGATAGCTGTGAAGGTGACCTCAAAATCTATGAAGATATGAGCACTATAGTTGAAGAAGTTGATGTAGTTATAGATTTTTCTCATCACTCTAATTTAGATAATATCTTATCTTATGTTTTAAAAACGAAGACTCCTTTAGTAATTGCTACTACTGGATATAATGATGAAGAAATGAACAAAATACATGAAGCGGCTAAAGTTATTCCTATATTCCAATCATATAATATGTCTCTTGGTGTAAATGTATTAGTGAAATTGGTTAAAGATGCATCTAAATTATTAGAAGGATTTGATATAGAAATAATAGAAAAACATCACAACAGAAAAGTAGATGCCCCAAGTGGCACAGCTGTTATGATTGCTAACGCTATAAAAGAGGTTTTACCAAACGTTGAAAATAATTATGGTAGATATGGTCGCAGTGCAAAAAGGCAACCAAACGAAGTTGGTATTCACGCTATAAGAGGTGGAAACATTGTTGGTGAACATGATGCTCTATTTGCTGGAGATGATGAAGTCCTTACAATAAGCCATCAAGCCCAATCTCGTGGTATTTTTGCAAGTGGTTCTATAGCTGCTGCTAAATACTTAGTTAAACAAAAACCAGGATTTTATAATATGGACAGTATGTTAGGATAA
- the dapD gene encoding 2,3,4,5-tetrahydropyridine-2,6-dicarboxylate N-acetyltransferase, with amino-acid sequence MVNLNDAYEIARYIKEVKKKTPVKVYVNTNSLHFQSTDKFKVFGSNGSYIFVGDYEDIMEVLDKHGKDITDTHVEYDRRNSAIPLKNTLSEHARIEPGAIIRDMVTIEKNAVVMMGAVINIGAVIGEGSMVDMNAVIGARGTLGKNVHLGAGAVVAGVLEPPSATPVIVEDDVLIGANAVILEGVRIGKGAVVAAGAVVTTDVEAGAVVAGSPAKVIKMKDEKTADKTKLMDDLRSLD; translated from the coding sequence ATGGTAAATTTAAACGATGCTTATGAAATAGCAAGATATATAAAAGAAGTAAAAAAGAAAACACCTGTTAAGGTATATGTAAATACTAATTCTTTACATTTCCAATCAACTGATAAATTTAAAGTATTTGGAAGTAATGGTTCTTATATATTTGTAGGTGACTATGAAGATATAATGGAAGTATTAGATAAACATGGTAAAGATATAACAGATACTCATGTAGAATACGATAGAAGAAATTCTGCTATTCCTCTAAAAAATACTTTAAGTGAACATGCAAGAATAGAGCCAGGTGCAATAATAAGAGACATGGTTACTATAGAAAAAAATGCTGTTGTAATGATGGGAGCTGTTATAAATATAGGAGCTGTTATTGGTGAAGGTTCTATGGTAGATATGAATGCTGTTATTGGAGCTAGAGGTACTCTTGGTAAAAATGTTCACTTAGGTGCTGGTGCTGTTGTTGCTGGTGTTTTAGAGCCACCTTCTGCTACTCCTGTTATAGTTGAAGATGATGTTTTAATAGGAGCTAATGCAGTCATTCTTGAAGGTGTTAGAATCGGTAAAGGTGCTGTTGTTGCAGCTGGTGCTGTTGTAACTACTGACGTAGAAGCTGGTGCTGTTGTTGCTGGTTCTCCTGCTAAGGTTATAAAAATGAAAGATGAAAAAACGGCTGACAAGACTAAACTTATGGATGACCTTAGAAGTTTAGACTAA
- a CDS encoding 4-hydroxy-tetrahydrodipicolinate reductase translates to MLKVIISGYNGTMGRVLAECVKKDSELELVCGVARSAGKKISHGDTRLYKTITDVNENADVIIDFSHHETLEPILSYALKNNTPVVLATTGYDESDLNKIEEASKNIPILLSSNTSLGVNILIKLVKDASKMLEGFDIEIIEKHHNRKEDAPSGTATMIANAIKDSLPESINTHGRYGRDCKRKPNEIGIHSIRGGNIISDHDVIFAGDDEVLTLSHHSQSDEVFANGSIVAAKFLVSKQSGLYKMSDILG, encoded by the coding sequence ATGTTGAAAGTTATAATTAGTGGTTATAATGGTACAATGGGAAGAGTATTAGCAGAATGTGTAAAAAAAGATAGTGAATTAGAGCTAGTTTGTGGTGTAGCTAGGTCTGCTGGTAAAAAAATATCTCATGGTGATACAAGGCTTTATAAAACAATTACTGATGTAAATGAAAATGCTGATGTCATAATAGACTTTTCACATCACGAAACTTTAGAACCTATCTTATCATATGCACTAAAGAATAATACACCTGTAGTATTAGCTACTACTGGATATGATGAGAGTGATTTAAACAAAATAGAAGAAGCATCAAAAAATATTCCTATATTATTATCATCAAATACATCTCTTGGAGTAAATATTTTAATAAAATTAGTTAAGGATGCTTCAAAGATGTTAGAAGGCTTTGATATTGAAATCATAGAAAAACATCATAATAGAAAAGAAGATGCTCCTAGTGGAACTGCTACTATGATAGCCAATGCAATTAAAGACTCCTTGCCTGAAAGTATAAATACACATGGAAGATATGGTAGAGATTGTAAAAGAAAACCAAATGAAATTGGAATACACTCTATAAGAGGTGGCAATATAATCAGTGACCATGACGTTATATTTGCAGGTGATGATGAAGTTCTTACACTAAGTCATCATTCTCAATCTGATGAGGTGTTTGCAAACGGTTCTATAGTTGCAGCTAAATTTTTAGTTAGCAAACAATCTGGGCTTTATAAAATGTCAGATATATTAGGATAA